One genomic segment of Brassica napus cultivar Da-Ae chromosome A3, Da-Ae, whole genome shotgun sequence includes these proteins:
- the LOC106442214 gene encoding E3 ubiquitin-protein ligase RSL1-like — MGTCFSSPSSSRTRMEDYYYYPALYDYDKGYTPYARNLHLQEALSSSLVSSTAETNHYPQLHRHMASPIKQKEPEKKTENKPAEPSRWLCMICMDEKSPSDIFRGTTSCTHYYCTECTVRYVTTKIEGNIAMIKCPDVDCTRLLEPYTCRDIIPGDLFERWDKALCESLIVSSEKVYCPFEDCSAMMVVDDDDDEVTETECPSCHRLFCARCKVTWHAGIGCEEFQRSGNTRKKNKSSDEEDAMLIQMANKKHWRRCPSCKFYVEKIDGCVHMSCRCGFKFCYRCGAASSYSHACHIRSLILKY; from the exons ATGGGAACATGCTTCTCTTCGCCATCATCATCACGCACAAGGATGGAAGATTATTACTATTACCCTGCGTTATACGATTACGACAAAGGTTACACACCCTATGCGAGAAATCTCCATCTCCAAGAAGCTCTGTCTTCTTCCTTGGTCTCTTCAACAGCCGAGACTAACCATTATCCCCAACTCCATAGACATATGGCCTCGCCTATTAAGCAGAAAGAACCAGAGAAAAAAACTGAGAACAAACCCGCCGAACCATCTAGATGGTTATGTATGATCTGCATGGATGAAAAGTCTCCCTCCGACATCTTCCGAGGAACCACTAGTTGCACTCATTACTACTGCACCGAGTGTACCGTACGTTACGTGACGACCAAGATAGAAGGAAACATAGCCATGATCAAGTGCCCTGACGTGGACTGCACGCGACTTCTAGAGCCCTACACGTGTCGAGATATAATCCCAGGGGACTTGTTCGAGCGTTGGGACAAAGCCTTGTGTGAGTCTTTGATTGTGTCGTCGGAGAAAGTGTACTGTCCGTTTGAAGACTGCTCAGCGATGATGGTGGtggacgatgatgatgatgaagtgaCGGAGACGGAGTGTCCGTCTTGTCACCGACTGTTCTGCGCTCGGTGTAAGGTTACATGGCACGCGGGGATTGGTTGCGAGGAGTTTCAGAGAAGTGGGAACACGAGGAAGAAGAATAAGAGTAGCGATGAAGAAGATGCTATGTTGATTCAAATGGCTAATAAGAAGCACTGGAGGAGGTGTCCTAGTTGCAAATTCTACGTTGAGAAGATCGATGGTTGTGTGCATATGAGTTGCAG GTGTGGATTTAAGTTTTGCTATCGTTGTGGAGCAGCGTCGAGTTATAGTCACGCATGCCACATTCGTagtcttattttaaaatactag
- the LOC106444016 gene encoding protein LURP-one-related 11 — translation MQISRQPYETKPWQNRICPAETMVKIHPDHTTSGAGNITSSPYLTTEKESFTIWMKSLVFNTNGCTVFDSKGNIIYRVDNYNSKSCREVYLMDLHGHVLFTLRSQKFGLFKTWEGYRSPSGTSDSTTNSEYFRVKSNIFQVPSKDSYSSYRVLTGSCRKNEQYHYKMVTRGSSLGIEDICGRVVAEVKRKQSRKGLEFGDDVLTMVVESQVDHSFIIGLVLTHRLINRKL, via the exons atgcaaatATCTCGACAACCTTACGAAACAAAACCTTGGCAGAATCGTATCTGTCCAGCGGAAACTATGGTGAAAATTCATCCCGACCATACGACCTCCGGGGCCGGAAACATAACAAGTTCGCCGTACTTGACAACGGAGAAAGAGAGTTTCACGATTTGGATGAAGTCGTTGGTGTTTAATACAAATGGCTGCACCGTCTTCGATTCTAAAGGAAACATAATTTATCGTGTCGATAATTATAACTCTAAGAGCTGCCGTGAAGTTTACCTCATGGATTTACATGGTCATGTCTTGTTTACCTTACGTAGCCAG AAATTTGGATTATTCAAGACTTGGGAAGGATATAGATCACCATCGGGGACATCTGATTCAACAACAAACTCAGAATATTTTCGAGTGAAAAGTAATATTTTTCAGGTTCCGAGTAAAGATTCATATTCTTCTTATAGAGTTCTAACGGGATCGTGTAGAAAGAATGAACAATATCATTATAAGATGGTAACTCGGGGATCAAGTTTAGGAATCGAGGACATTTGTGGAAGAGTTGTGGCAGAAGTGAAGAGAAAACAATCGAGGAAAGGTTTGGAGTTTGGAGACGATGTTTTGACGATGGTGGTGGAGTCACAAGTTGATCACTCTTTCATCATTGGACTTGTTTTAACTCATAGGCTTATCAATCGTAAACTGTAA